The genomic stretch AATTTGAAGTGACACCTCCTGGTTTTGTTTTGGAACTTTCGAAACTTTTCCGAGAAGGATTCCATCCTATTCCTTTTTTACTCGTGGCACTTTCTATCACCGTTTGGATTTTGCAAATTCTAAAACGCCCGTTAGATGGAGCTTTGTTTTCCGTCGGTGGAACCATGCTTGGTCCCATCTACATCGCCATCCCGATTGGTCATTTTTTACTCCTCCTTGCCCTTCCGTTTGGAACTTACTATATTTTCCTCGTTTCTGTGATCACGTTTATGAGTGATGCGGGTGCGTATTTCGGTGGTAGATGGTTTGGAAAACACCCAGCAGGTTTAAAAATCTCTCCGAAAAAAACTTGGGAAGGATATGTAACAGGGAACCTAACGGCTGTCATCGGAGCGCAAGTTCTCAATGTGGTGTGGGAACACTTTAGTGGTGTGAAATTGCCGGTGGGAATTGTGGAAACTATTGTTTTATCCTTCGTGATCTCTGTGATTTCTGTGATGGGAGATTTGGCTGAGTCTGCGATGAAACGTGATGCCAAAATCAAAGATTCTGGAAGTCTCATCCCTGGTCATGGTGGGGTATTGGATCTAGCGGATGCACTTCTTTTCACAGTGCCTGCCATCTATTATTACTTTCTTTTCAAAGGTTTCCTCGGATTCCCTGTCTGATCATTCGACTAAGGATCTGTCTAAACAGTATATGGTAGGTGTCTCGGTATTAGGAATTTCAGGTTCTGTTGGGTCTTCCACCGTGAAGGTGCTCCGGCAATTCCGAGACCAATTTTCGTTACGTAGTTTTTCGGTTCACTCCAATTGGGAAACGGCGAAGGTCCTTATTGCTGAATTTTCTCCCGAAGTGGTTTGTCTCACCGATCCCAAGTTAGTGGGTCAGTTTGGGGATCGTTTTGGTTCCACAAAGATTTTATATGGAGACAATACTCTTACTGACTTAGTCAAATTGCCATCAGTGGATGTGGTAGTTACCGCAGTGGTTGGGGCAAGGGGAGTCCTTCCTACCATCGCGGCCATTGAAGCTGGCAAAAAAATTGCCATTGCCAATAAAGAAACACTCGTTACCTTTGGCCCTCTCATTAATCGTTTGGTGGCAAAACACAAAACCTTAATGGTTCCCGTGGATTCCGAACACAATGCACTCTTCCAACTCATTGAAAGGGAAACCCGTTCCAATATCCGAGCAATTACCCTCACTGCATCGGGCGGGAGTTTTCGCACACTTCCCATCGAAGAGTTGGAACATGTTTCCGTGAAACAGGCGCTAAACCATCCTACATGGTCGATGGGTCCGAAAATCACTGTGGACTCGGCAGGGCTTATCAATAAGGGTCTCGAAGTCATCGAAGCGCATTTTCTCTTTGGGTTTTCGTATGACGAGATTGAGGTGGTGATCCATCCGCAGTCTCTCACTCATGGCATCATTGAAACGAGAGACGGCGCTTGTTTGCAATACACAAGCCACCCCGATATGGTGTATCCCATTGCACATTCCTTATTTTATCCAAATCCAACACCGCAAATGCTCATCGAACGAAAACCTTCCACTTGGAAAACCTTGGAATTTTTTCCACCAGATACCAAACGTTATCCGGGACTGACTCTTGCATACCAAGCAGGAAAAGCAGGTGGTGTGGCACCTTGTATTTTTAATGCAGCAAACGAAGAAGCTGTGGCGTTATTTTTAGAAGAAAAAATATCTTTTACTACAATTCCTAGGCTCATTGAGTCTGCCTTAAACCATGTCAAAAATGAATTTCCAGATACCTTAGAAGGGTATTTGGAAAAAGACAAGGAAACACGTAATTTGATCCAATCTGAATTTTTAAAAGGGGGAGTGACTACATGATCGTATTAATACTCGGCGCTGTATTCATGTTAGCTGTATCGATTTTTATCCATGAATTGGGGCACCTCTTATGTGGGAAATTGGTAGGTGTGGAAGCACGTATTTTTTCGTTAGGTTATGGGAAAGGGATTTGGAAAAAACGGATTGGCAAAACCATCTACCAAATCACAGCCATACCCATCGGTGGTTATGTTTTATTTCGTGGTGATGATTATAGCAAAACTAAAAAGCCAAAACAAGGCGATTTACTTGCGACTCCACCACTTCGTCGTATGGTTCCAGTCCTTGGAGGTCCATTCGCCAATTTAGTGTTAGGGTTTTTGTTATTATTTGTTTTGGAACTATCGGGAGATAGTCCCTCATCGAACCGCATCTTTATTGAAGATGCAAATAAAGTATCAAGCCCTGCTTACAATGCAGGTCTCCGCACCGGTGACAAAATTCTATCCATCAATGGAAAACCCACTGAAAGTTTCGAAGATATTTTTACTAATGTGAGTTTAACTTCTGGTGATCCGATCCAAGTGACTTACAAACGGGAAAACGAAACTAAGACAGTCGAAATTGTTCCCAACTTATACTCTGCTGGTGGGCATCCTACGATTGGGGTCATGCCATACGGCGAGAGAAGAGTGGTTGCCACGTTTACATACGGAGAACAGATCAGTCACTTTATGGCAAATGTTTTAGATAAAGAAGATAAATCTTCCGTTTACTTCCAAGAAAAAATTGAAGAACGAAAAGAAGAAATTCCAGAAGAACTTCTGAAACAACATGAAATTGCAGAACGGGAAAAATCACTCAGACGACGTGCTCTCTCTTTTTTGAAAGATGGAGATATGATTTTAACTGTTGCAGGTGTGGATGTTCATACCGTTCCTGAATTACAAACGGAACTTGGAAAACACCAAGGAAAAACCATTCCTGTCGAAGTGGAACGTAAAACCTATCCACTTCTCACACCTTGGGCAACGGAAAAAGTAACCATCCAAATTCCTGTGTTAGGTGCCAATGTATTTGAATTTTGGAACATCGAACACCCCAAATTCCCTGAATTAGGAATTCCTTATTTTCGATTGGATAGTTATGATGCAGAAATTGAAAATCGACTTTCCAATTTAAAAATAGAGAACCAATCTTTTGAAACAGCGGATGCTTTTACCTCCTATTTGAAAACAAATGCGGGCAAAAAAGAAATCTGGATCGGCAATATGAAATACTTTGCTGATGTGAATTTGAAACCCATTGGTCTCCTCGGGTTTCGTGCTTCGATGAAATTTGAAGCCGAAAAATTACAAAAAGAAACCACAGTGTATTCTTCGCTTTTGGGCGCTGGGAACAAAGTGTATGAGAATGTTTCCACTACCTTAAAAGGGATAGGCATGTTGTTTTCGGGACTACTCTCTCCAAAGGAAAATCTCTCTGGTCCCATTGGGATTGTACAGATCGCAGGGATTAGTTTGGAGTATGGATGGGTTACTTACCTTGACTTTGTTGCTAAGATATCACTCGCTCTTATGGTGATGAACTTACTTCCCATTCCTATGGCAGATGGTGGACATATTGTACTCTATGCATATGAAGCAATTACAGGAAGGCCACTTCCAAGAAAGGCAATTGAAGCTATCTTCCGTTTGGGATTTTTCTTTCTCATTGGACTTGGGCTTTATGTTTCCTTCAATGATGTGATGCGTATTTTTTAAAATCAAACTTTGTATTATTAGATTGTTAACCATAAAGAGAAAAATGAAATGAAAGCTAGTTCCTATTTAATCCCTACTGCGAAAGAAGACCCACAAGATGCGGTAGTTGCTTCACATAAATTAATGATGCGTGCAGGCCTTATTCGTAAATCAGCTGCGGGACTGTATTCCTATTTACCACTTGGGTTACGAGTACTTCGTAAGATTGAAGGTATTGTCAGAAAAGAAATGGATGCGGCTGGTGCCTTGGAATTCCAACTTCCGATTCTAACTCCGAGTGAAATTTGGAAAGAATCAGGTCGTTGGGACAAAATGGGAAAAGAGATGTTTCGTTTGAAAGACCGCCATGACAACGAAAGTTGCCTTGGTCCCACACATGAAGAATCGTTTTGTGTGCTTGTAAAACCAATGGTTCGCTCTTATAAAGACCTTCCGATCAATATATACCAAATTCACACAAAGTTCCGTGATGAAATCCGCCCACGCTTTGGTGTGATTCGCTCTCGTGAATTTACAATGAAAGATGCATATTCCTTTCATCTAGATGATGAGTCTTTAGACAAAACCTACCAAACGATGCGTAAAACCTATCGTAGGATTTTTGCAGGCATGGGCCTCTCAACGATTCCCGTGCAAGCAGACTCTGGCAATATGGGTGGTTCGGCATCAGAAGAGTTTATGGTCGTGTCACCGATTGGGGAAGAAACACTCACAATTTGTCCTTCCTGCCATTATTCAGGGAATATTGAAAAAACTCCTGTGATCGCCAAAAAAAAGACAGCCAAACAAGCGTTCAATGGCAACGGTAAATTACATACTCCTGCAAAAAAATCCATCACAGAAGTCGCAGAGTTTTTAAACACAAAAGAAGAGAACCTTTTAAAAGCAGTGGCACTTGTTGCCGATGGACAGTATGTCCTCGTTTTTTTAGAAGGGGATCGGGAACTAAACGAAAATAAATTAAAAAACCATTTGGGTTGTAATGAACTTAGACCGATGGGCCCAGCGGAAATGGAAAAACTAGGTCTTGTTCCTGGATTCATCGGGCCAGGTTTTCCAAAATCAGAATCACTTAAAATTTACATTGATGCTCTTATCGATTGGAATTTTACCTATATTGCTGGTGCAAACGAGATGGATCACCACATAGCGGGCGTTCAGCTCACATCTTATTTCCAAGAAGAGGAAGTGACTAAGATTGATGTTTCGCAAGCAAAAGTAGGAGACCCTTGTCCTTCGTGCGGAACTGGACTCACCGCAGAGAAGGGGATTGAAGTCGGTCATATTTTTAAATTAGGCCAAAAGTATTCCAAAGCATTTGATATAACAGTTCTCAATGACAAAGGAAAGGCAACTACCACTACCATGGGTTGTTACGGGATTGGTGTGAATCGTTGTATGGCCACTGTTATCGAACAATGTAATGATGACAAAGGGATTTTTTGGCCTGTCTCTATCGCACCATTTACTGTTTGTTTGGTGAGTATTGCAAAAAATCCAGAAGACATTGCTAAAATTGAATCCATTTACAAAGCGCTTGTTGCTTCTGGAATTGAAGTGTTGTGGGATGACCGTGACCTCGGCCCTGGATTCAAATTCAAAGATTCGGAACTCATCGGATTCCCCATTCGAATCACTTTAGGAAAAGGGTTCTTGGAAAAAAATGAAATCACGATTCTGGATCGTAAATCAATGGCGGAAGAGACCATTCCTTTTACGACAAACGAAGATCTCGTCAAGAACCTACAGAAAAAAATCGCAATCCTTGAAGAATCCATCCAAAAGGACGTTACGCAAGCGGGAACATGAACTTTTCCTAAGAATTTTTTTGAGGATCTCCGGATTTTATCGATAAAAAAGGCCTTTGTGATAAACAGAGGCCATTGGGTGGCGGGTGGATAACCCCACCCAGTTCGATACGGGCGGGGATCTCTACCAAAAAATCCCCCACCTCCCCTATAAGAAGCAGTTTTCATTTCCACCTATCCCTCTATCTTAGGATATATGGGCAAAAACCAACCTGGATATTTTGGAGAATTTGGCGGTCGATACGCACCAGAAATTCTAACAGAAGCTCTTGAAGAGCTTGAATCCACCTATCACAAGTTAAAGAAAAGTAAAAAGTTCAAAAAAGAATTGGAATTTTACTTAAGCAATTACGTCGGAAGACCTAGTCCTTTAACTTTTGCAGAACGTCTCACCAAACATTGGGGAGGTGCACGTATTTGGTTAAAACGTGAAGATCTAAATCATACTGGTGCTCATAAAATTAATAATGCCATCGGACAAGCGTTAATTGCAAAATTCATGGGCAAAAAACGAATCATTGCAGAGACTGGCGCTGGTCAACATGGCCTTGCTACAGCTACTGTTGGTGCTATGTTTGGTATGGAAACAGTTGTGTATATGGGAGCAGTTGATGTCGAAAGACAAAATCTGAATGCCAAAAAGATTGAGATGTTAGGTGCTAAAATATTGCCAGTTACTGCTGGGGAAGCCACTCTCAAAGAAGCCACAAGCGAAGCCATGCGTGATTGGGCACTCAATGTTTCAACAACTCATTATATTGTTGGATCTGCGATTGGTCCTCATCCATTCCCTACAATCGTACGTGATTTACAAGCTGTGATTGGAAAGGAAGCTAGGTCACAATTTAAAAAACAGAATCATAAACTCCCTCATGCAATTGTTGCCTGTGTTGGAGGTGGATCAAATGCGATCGGGATGTTCACTGCATTTTTAAAAGACAAACATGTAGCCATTTATGGTGCAGAAGCAGGAGGACTTGGTCCAAATCCTGGTGAACATTCTGCCACTTTAACCTATGGTAAAACTGGGTTTTTACATGGAACAAAAACTCTTATCATCCAAGATGATGCAGGTCAAATTGTACCCGCACATTCTGTATCAGCCGGTTTAGACTATCCTGGTGTTGGTCCCGAACATGCTTTTTTGTCTCAATCAAAACGAGTGGATTATCGAATGGTTACCGATGAACAGGCATTAGATTGTTTTTTGGAAGTGACAAGGATTGAAGGGATTATACCTGCTCTCGAAACAGCACATGCGTTTCATGTCGCAAGAGACGTAGCTAAAGATTTAGGAAAAAAGAAAGATCTTATCATTTGTCTATCGGGTCGTGGTGATAAAGATGTTACGGAAGTACTCCGTTTGTTAGGTGAAAAGAGTAAATGAGTAAAATAAAAGATCTTTTTGAAAGTGGAAAAATTAAATCTGCGTTTATTCCCTACTTTACGTTAGGAGACCCAAATTATAACGATTCCATCGAATTTGGGAAAACAATTTTAGACAATGGTGCTGATATCTTAGAATTGGGGATTCCCTTTTCTGATCCAGTCGCAGATGGCCCTGTAATCCAAAGAGCAGTTGCAAGATCTTTGAAAAATAAATTTTCCTTCTCCGAAATCTTTCGAGTGACGAAAGAAATTCACTTACACAAAAAAGAAGTGCCTCTTGTTTACTTAACTTACTTCAATCCAATCTTTCACTGCGGGATCGAAGAGTTTTTAAACCAAGCAAAAGATTCTGGGATTGTTGGCCTTGTGATCCCTGATTTACCTTTTGATACCAAAGAAAGTGAATTTTTATTCCAAGAACTTAGAAAAAGAGATATGGATTTAATCCACTTAGTCACACCAGCTTCGACTAAAAAACGAATTGAAGCATTGAAAAAAACTTCTACTGGTTTTATTTACTATGTTACTTCCTTTGGTGTGACTGGTGAACGTCGCGAGTTCTCTGTCGATTTGAAAGAAAGGATTCGGTTTCTAAAGGAAACCATTCAATTGCCAATTTGTGCTGGGTTTGGTATCTCCACGCCAGACCAAGCAGGTCAAATTTCTGGCTATGCGGATGGAATCATCATCGGATCTGCCATCCAAAGGATCATTGAAGAAAATGGACATGAATTTCCCAAGGCCAAACAAGCTTTGGCAGATTACATAGCCAAGATTCGGGTTGCCATTCCCTAAATTTTTTTCACAAATCACTCAAAAACATTTGAGTCTCTTTAAAAAATCCGAGAAAATGGTCGGAAATTCCTAAACGAATAAAGAGGCTCTATGTCCGACAAAGAATCAAAATCGCTTTCGATTTTGGATTACCTCAGCATTGCTGTTGCCACCCTTGGGTCACTCGGTGTGATCGTATCTGTTGTCATGACAGGATGGGTATATGAATATTCCTTCCTGATTGGTGGGATGCTTTTACTCCTCACTTCTTCCTATTTTGTTTACAAAATCATTGAAAAGGTTTCCAAAGACAAACAAAAGTCAGGCGCCATCTGGTTATCCTATGTAATTGCCATCTTTATGTATACGATGGTAAATACATTCCAACCTCTCAAAGAGTTAGAAGAAAATTCCATTTCATTTCGTTTCCAGTTTTTACGTGGATCCAATACAAAAACAGAAAGTGAGGGAGATACTGGCCGAATTGAATACATTCAGTACAACCCTCCTGCAAAAGCAAGAAAGGATATCAACATCATTGGTATCACAACTGAATCACTTGAAAAATTACAAGGTACTTGGCCACTTCCTTGGAGTTATTATGCTGATATCATCGAAACATTTAAAGACTCCAACAACATTCTCATGTTCGATATTTTCTTCGTGGATTACAAACCCGGCCAAACAGAAGAGATGGTCACTGCATTGCAAAAGAATCGCAATGTTTTATTTGACTACCCTATGGAAGTCAGTGCGGAATCCAAGGAAGCAGTTCTCAATCTAGAAAAACGGATTGATATCTTACGTAAGTTTCAATTAAAGAATGTCATCGATGAAAATGATGGTGGAATATCCTGGGTAAAATTTCCGCAACCTCCAATCGAACCAATCGGTGAATTATCGGCTGGTCTCGGTTTTGCGAATGTCAAAAAAGATGAATCAGGATTAAACCGCAAAATGCCTCTTGTGGTGAAAGTTTATAATTCAGGACGAGATAGAGAAACAGAATACTTCCCATCCATTGACTTACTCATTGTTTGCCAATACTATGGTATCAATGTTCAAAATGATGTAGAAGTGAACATGGGACATTACGTAAAATTAAAAAATATCCCAAACAAAATCATCCGCGAATTCAATGTGAAAGCTCGTAAGTTTGAAGAACGTGATGTAATGCACATTCCAAACGAAAAAAGAGAAGTAGTCATCCCAATTGATTGGGAAGGTCAAATGGAAATCAATTATGTGGGAGGAAGATACTCATTCAAACAAAATGAAATCTTTGAAGTCACAAATGATTGGAATCCAGAATTACTCGAAGCAAACCAAATTAACAATAAAATTTTCCTAGTTGCGATGTACTATGCAACTGGTCGTGGAGCATCGAAAGACTCCCACTTATCTCCGTTTGGTGATATGTCGGGAATTGAACACCACGCTCACGCAGTTAATACAATCTTAAACCAGGACTTTTTGTCCACAATGCCAAACTGGGGAATCTTTTTGATTTATGTTGGACTTGGTGTGATGATTGGATTTTTGCAACCACGTGTTAAAACTCACATTGGTTTTGCAATTATGTTAACGCAGTTGTTATTGTATGTGATTGCAGCACTTTATATTTTCCAAACTTTTAACCTCATTACAGTCTTACCATCTGTAACTATCGAACAAATTGTTGTTTTTGTGGCCATCATTGGATTTAGAATTTTAACAGAGGAAGAGAACGTAAAATACATTCGTCAAACTTTCTCCAAATTCGTATCCAAAGATGTTGTGGATGAACTCCTCAAACACCCTGACAATTTAGCACTCGGTGGATCCAAACGAGAAATCACCATCTTTTTCTCGGACGTCCGTGGGTTTACAACCATCTCTGAACAATTGGGACCTGAAGATTTGGTGAAGTTACTCAATGAGTATCTTTCTGCCATGACAGACATCATCATCGAATACAAAGGAACCATCGATAAATACATGGGAGATGCAATCATGGCATTCTGGGGTGCTCCCGTTCCTTTGGAAGACCATGCTTATTATGCTTGTGTGGCAGCCCTTGCACAACTCGATCATTTAAAGGTGCTCCAACAAAAATGGGCAGAACGGAATGTTCCAGTGATCGACATCGGTTGTGGTCTCAATTCAGGCCCTGCTGTTGTCGGAAACATGGGATCATCTCATAGGATGGAATACACTTGTATGGGTGATACAATCAACTTAGGATCCCGTTTGGAAGGTTCCAATAAGATGTACACCACAAATATCATCATCTCGGAATACACCTATGAAAAAGTGAAAGACCGAGTTGTGACAAGAGAACTTGATTTGGTGCGTGTAAAAGGAAAAACCCAACCTGTTCGGATTTACGAATTGCTTGGAATCACAAACCCAGAAGATATGGAGAAAATGAAGCGGCCACTCCAAAAGGCGGCAACATGAAGTTTCAATGCCATCGTACCCATATCTCGACAAAATCAATTTCCCCGAAGACCTTAGAAACCTAAAGGAAACAGACCTCCCTGCCGTCTGCCAAGACGTCAGGGAATACATCATCGACACCCTCTCTGACGTGGGAGGGCATTTTGCAAGTAACCTCGGGGTAGTGGAACTCACAGTAGCCCTTCACTACGTCTTCCAAACTCCCAAAGACAAAATCATTTGGGATGTTGGCCACCAAACTTACCCTCATAAAATCCTCACTGGTCGA from Leptospira levettii encodes the following:
- the trpA gene encoding tryptophan synthase subunit alpha encodes the protein MSKIKDLFESGKIKSAFIPYFTLGDPNYNDSIEFGKTILDNGADILELGIPFSDPVADGPVIQRAVARSLKNKFSFSEIFRVTKEIHLHKKEVPLVYLTYFNPIFHCGIEEFLNQAKDSGIVGLVIPDLPFDTKESEFLFQELRKRDMDLIHLVTPASTKKRIEALKKTSTGFIYYVTSFGVTGERREFSVDLKERIRFLKETIQLPICAGFGISTPDQAGQISGYADGIIIGSAIQRIIEENGHEFPKAKQALADYIAKIRVAIP
- a CDS encoding proline--tRNA ligase; its protein translation is MKASSYLIPTAKEDPQDAVVASHKLMMRAGLIRKSAAGLYSYLPLGLRVLRKIEGIVRKEMDAAGALEFQLPILTPSEIWKESGRWDKMGKEMFRLKDRHDNESCLGPTHEESFCVLVKPMVRSYKDLPINIYQIHTKFRDEIRPRFGVIRSREFTMKDAYSFHLDDESLDKTYQTMRKTYRRIFAGMGLSTIPVQADSGNMGGSASEEFMVVSPIGEETLTICPSCHYSGNIEKTPVIAKKKTAKQAFNGNGKLHTPAKKSITEVAEFLNTKEENLLKAVALVADGQYVLVFLEGDRELNENKLKNHLGCNELRPMGPAEMEKLGLVPGFIGPGFPKSESLKIYIDALIDWNFTYIAGANEMDHHIAGVQLTSYFQEEEVTKIDVSQAKVGDPCPSCGTGLTAEKGIEVGHIFKLGQKYSKAFDITVLNDKGKATTTTMGCYGIGVNRCMATVIEQCNDDKGIFWPVSIAPFTVCLVSIAKNPEDIAKIESIYKALVASGIEVLWDDRDLGPGFKFKDSELIGFPIRITLGKGFLEKNEITILDRKSMAEETIPFTTNEDLVKNLQKKIAILEESIQKDVTQAGT
- the dxr gene encoding 1-deoxy-D-xylulose-5-phosphate reductoisomerase: MVGVSVLGISGSVGSSTVKVLRQFRDQFSLRSFSVHSNWETAKVLIAEFSPEVVCLTDPKLVGQFGDRFGSTKILYGDNTLTDLVKLPSVDVVVTAVVGARGVLPTIAAIEAGKKIAIANKETLVTFGPLINRLVAKHKTLMVPVDSEHNALFQLIERETRSNIRAITLTASGGSFRTLPIEELEHVSVKQALNHPTWSMGPKITVDSAGLINKGLEVIEAHFLFGFSYDEIEVVIHPQSLTHGIIETRDGACLQYTSHPDMVYPIAHSLFYPNPTPQMLIERKPSTWKTLEFFPPDTKRYPGLTLAYQAGKAGGVAPCIFNAANEEAVALFLEEKISFTTIPRLIESALNHVKNEFPDTLEGYLEKDKETRNLIQSEFLKGGVTT
- a CDS encoding site-2 protease family protein, producing MIVLILGAVFMLAVSIFIHELGHLLCGKLVGVEARIFSLGYGKGIWKKRIGKTIYQITAIPIGGYVLFRGDDYSKTKKPKQGDLLATPPLRRMVPVLGGPFANLVLGFLLLFVLELSGDSPSSNRIFIEDANKVSSPAYNAGLRTGDKILSINGKPTESFEDIFTNVSLTSGDPIQVTYKRENETKTVEIVPNLYSAGGHPTIGVMPYGERRVVATFTYGEQISHFMANVLDKEDKSSVYFQEKIEERKEEIPEELLKQHEIAEREKSLRRRALSFLKDGDMILTVAGVDVHTVPELQTELGKHQGKTIPVEVERKTYPLLTPWATEKVTIQIPVLGANVFEFWNIEHPKFPELGIPYFRLDSYDAEIENRLSNLKIENQSFETADAFTSYLKTNAGKKEIWIGNMKYFADVNLKPIGLLGFRASMKFEAEKLQKETTVYSSLLGAGNKVYENVSTTLKGIGMLFSGLLSPKENLSGPIGIVQIAGISLEYGWVTYLDFVAKISLALMVMNLLPIPMADGGHIVLYAYEAITGRPLPRKAIEAIFRLGFFFLIGLGLYVSFNDVMRIF
- a CDS encoding phosphatidate cytidylyltransferase; this translates as MSETTLRILSAIVLSFIYVFMIFHSSWYFIEFYLFGVVMIYLGLKELYAFCKTEESKPFFGTGLLFSLLIFTVYYIQFLGLQFEVTPPGFVLELSKLFREGFHPIPFLLVALSITVWILQILKRPLDGALFSVGGTMLGPIYIAIPIGHFLLLLALPFGTYYIFLVSVITFMSDAGAYFGGRWFGKHPAGLKISPKKTWEGYVTGNLTAVIGAQVLNVVWEHFSGVKLPVGIVETIVLSFVISVISVMGDLAESAMKRDAKIKDSGSLIPGHGGVLDLADALLFTVPAIYYYFLFKGFLGFPV
- the trpB gene encoding tryptophan synthase subunit beta; translation: MGKNQPGYFGEFGGRYAPEILTEALEELESTYHKLKKSKKFKKELEFYLSNYVGRPSPLTFAERLTKHWGGARIWLKREDLNHTGAHKINNAIGQALIAKFMGKKRIIAETGAGQHGLATATVGAMFGMETVVYMGAVDVERQNLNAKKIEMLGAKILPVTAGEATLKEATSEAMRDWALNVSTTHYIVGSAIGPHPFPTIVRDLQAVIGKEARSQFKKQNHKLPHAIVACVGGGSNAIGMFTAFLKDKHVAIYGAEAGGLGPNPGEHSATLTYGKTGFLHGTKTLIIQDDAGQIVPAHSVSAGLDYPGVGPEHAFLSQSKRVDYRMVTDEQALDCFLEVTRIEGIIPALETAHAFHVARDVAKDLGKKKDLIICLSGRGDKDVTEVLRLLGEKSK
- a CDS encoding adenylate/guanylate cyclase domain-containing protein, with the protein product MSDKESKSLSILDYLSIAVATLGSLGVIVSVVMTGWVYEYSFLIGGMLLLLTSSYFVYKIIEKVSKDKQKSGAIWLSYVIAIFMYTMVNTFQPLKELEENSISFRFQFLRGSNTKTESEGDTGRIEYIQYNPPAKARKDINIIGITTESLEKLQGTWPLPWSYYADIIETFKDSNNILMFDIFFVDYKPGQTEEMVTALQKNRNVLFDYPMEVSAESKEAVLNLEKRIDILRKFQLKNVIDENDGGISWVKFPQPPIEPIGELSAGLGFANVKKDESGLNRKMPLVVKVYNSGRDRETEYFPSIDLLIVCQYYGINVQNDVEVNMGHYVKLKNIPNKIIREFNVKARKFEERDVMHIPNEKREVVIPIDWEGQMEINYVGGRYSFKQNEIFEVTNDWNPELLEANQINNKIFLVAMYYATGRGASKDSHLSPFGDMSGIEHHAHAVNTILNQDFLSTMPNWGIFLIYVGLGVMIGFLQPRVKTHIGFAIMLTQLLLYVIAALYIFQTFNLITVLPSVTIEQIVVFVAIIGFRILTEEENVKYIRQTFSKFVSKDVVDELLKHPDNLALGGSKREITIFFSDVRGFTTISEQLGPEDLVKLLNEYLSAMTDIIIEYKGTIDKYMGDAIMAFWGAPVPLEDHAYYACVAALAQLDHLKVLQQKWAERNVPVIDIGCGLNSGPAVVGNMGSSHRMEYTCMGDTINLGSRLEGSNKMYTTNIIISEYTYEKVKDRVVTRELDLVRVKGKTQPVRIYELLGITNPEDMEKMKRPLQKAAT